The genomic region gtggcttgcgaatttcgaatttcttcaatattttcacttattttttaacaagtgtaattttttttcaacttccccgagtttcaattttgttttaattaaatgaagcttaaaatagTTATTagttaaagttatttaaaataatctttGGTTTTTGTGAAAGGCATTATAGTTTCCGttccgtttttttttgcttaaaaagctTTTGGCAGTTCAAAGAGTTTTAAGAATTTCTCATCAAAAAGAAATAACAGTCCTACCCCTATACTACATAAACATTAGAAAGTACAGTAcgagaaaaattgtaattaacgTAGCATGCCTTTCCCATATGTAAACAGTACAATCCAATTCAAAAGCCGCATTAGAATTGTCGTCATTAGCAAAAAGAGATTAAGTTGAGTTAATCACTACGGAGGAAATATTGTCAAGTTCTTCTGTTTTGTATGACTCTACGAAAGACGAAGtctatttaaaacaaaaaacctgTAGAAGGTGGGTAGAAACCACATATAAAGTTGAGATATCATGGCATATAAGCATCAGTGTCGTGGTTGACTATACTTAAAACAAGTGATCATCGGCGTTAATAAAGTCTTCTCTTCTCTGCTCAGCTCGTTTGATAATTCCACTGAGGGATCATTTGGACACCATCTCTTTATATTCTGTTTCTACcgaaaattgtatatatttacatattgtatatgtTTTCAAAAAGTATTGAATTGGGAGATGCGctcttttggtttttttatacaaaaaactgcacgcacatacatatgtatgggtgtaGTATAGCGTATAAAAATGAGAGCCGAAGAGACCGGCATTTATAGCCCGCGTTAATTTCAATGTCAACGACAACAACTGCtcacacatacctacatacgtatatatatatatatatatatgcataggCAGGTAgttaatttattgcaaatatatgtagttacatacatacacgttaGGAAATAAAATCAGCATTATGGAGacacaattatttttaacacacacatacatacatattttcaaacgaATGTACACAAGCAAACAAGCTCtaaacgtttttgtttttcatttgtttgGGAGATAAGATTTGAGTTTCCATTTGGCAATTCATTTCGGGAATAAAAAGTGCCGAGTCATGTGCCCAAAAGATTATTTCTTGTCTCGAAATATGattcaaaacaatttaaagtGCTGAGTCAtttggccaaaaaaaaaacatgttagTTCTTGTCCCGAAATTTGTGGCAAAACTATTGAAATAGTCTAATTATGATAAGGAGCTAAGTAGTGATTAGTCTAACGCTGTGTACtgttattgtatgtatgtatgtaaaagtagGAAAGGGTGCACCCTATAGCGGAATTAACTACTTCTGAACCACCATACAACCGTTGTGAACTGCAAGTGCAACTAGTCAACTAACCGTGTTTTTCCATATAAGTAACTGGTATTTttacttgtcaaataaaaaatgggtcagtttgtatggttgTTATATACTAAAGGGGTTTGGTAAGCtcagttctgacaaatgagcagcttcttaaattaaaaagggcctagatatggctaaatcgactccaCCGatcatgtaaatatacatacatatgtatattttatagataTGGGGCCTCTGGTGTCTACTTTGTTTTCAGATCTACCAGTGGTTACTAATTGTGACTAttagtatattatataagttatcatgtatacatatgtacatacatacatatccaatCATATGTACgcgaatgtatgtacatatgtatcaacgaaagtaagaaaatatgtttataatcgCACAACCGCTGCGCGATTCGACTTTGCTATCGCACAATCCCCGAATAAAAACGATTATAAACACTACATACACTACACTACAATCAGTTCCATCGCAGCGTTGGATGCGTTTGGCTGGTTTTATACGGTGTTGTTTAGTATCACTTTGGTATTTATTGTTATacacattatatatttataataacaaacaaGTTTGGATATTTCCAATTACAATTATACACCCATCCATCGGCTGTTGTGTCGCATTGTTGATTCGAAAGTGAAATGGGCACCTTGTTACGTATTACATTCGTGGTCCTAGCGATTGTCGTAGGtctgtgtgtgtataaatatcAGGAACTCACAAGTTCAGCGCCAATTCCCCAGCTGAACGATGCGGAATATTGGGGACCCGGCAGCGCCGCTAAATATAAGGAAAACACTGCCATTAAAGCTTTCGATATTAGCGCCAAACCGGAGGTAACTAATTGAACTTTAACATTTATTTcgttatatataaatgtgttaattataaatatttatgtatatctgtacctctgaatatattataaattgttaGCAGTCAGCTTGCCGAATTGCCAGTCATTCTCACATAAGTACCTatacactacatacatatgtatatatttaggtatgtatgtacatgcatacttGTGGATAAATATCAAgcgattaaaaattgaatacacGTTCACCCAtaaacatacctacatataatatatatatcggaGAGTAATAGCagtaatcaaaacaaaacaataataacttgaatgttttttctattttttaattctgtAGTTAATTGAAGATCTGAAAACGCAGCTGTCGCGACCGCTGGTGCTCACCGAACCCCTCGAAGGTGTTGGATTCCAATACGGCTTCAATTCTAAGTACTTGAAAGAGGTGGTGGCATACTGGCGCGACACTTACCTGCCCAAGTGGGGTGAGCGCGAGGCCTTTCTCAAACAGTTCCCGCATTTCGAAACACAGATTCAAGGGTGAGTATAGCGGTATagcttgtatatgtatgtatgtatatcgtaaaaactattatttaaaaatgatcTTGGAAAAACAagccaataaaataaaacaagttagAAATGGTTAAGGTCTGGTGcaagcgaacattttatactcttccaGCTTAGAAGAATCAACGCGAATGCAATAccttgtagtccgatttcggcCGGACTGTCACATAGAAATGCGAAAataatgccacgtactaaattcagtcgaaatcggtcagtcgggtcccgagatatgtaatTTCACCAAAAGGTgagcggcgccacgcccatcgtccaattttcacaccgtcTTCCATAAAGCCTTCCTATATAATCTCgtaggtaaaatttaatgtaatagTACGACAggaccgttatatggggagggTGCTGAGTTACattccgatttcatcaattttcacactgtcggtagaggTGTTTATAATAATTGCGGGGCCACGCcccgtggcagtggtccgatattaatattattatataattaacaaagctattatactctgtagcaacaggttgcaagagtataaaaaattaggAAATTATTCAGTAAACGTACGGACTTCAAATTCATTCATTtcacttataaaatatttgaaacctCTTTTCTAGATGCTCGAGGTACAAAACTCCGTACTTTTCCCgtctaaaagtaaaaaataaataaagttcgGCCGAGATACTTctttttagtaaatatgtgaACTGCTTTGCAAGTTCTCGTGAGGATTTgtttaatcaaaattattattgttgcaaTACGAGCTTTAAGACTTTGAATCGAGCAGAACAAATATTTAGCACTCACGACCATATGAAATGCTGATCTAAGGAAATATGTcgatgtacgtacatatatgtccGGGTCATAACTCGAACTTCATGAAGAGTGTAAACTACAACTACATAGTATTTCCATAAGTATCTTCACGTCATACAAATCTTCGTGGATATTGATTAATGTAAATTGCTTAATTTTGGCTCTGTACTTTTATTTGGCTCCCACCATAAAGCAGTATTCTatggcatttttatttaatatttgtttgtagcAAAAGCTGCAAATTTGTCCAAAGTCCGGAATTTATCAACCATTACATATTTCTAATTCAATTAGTTAGTGAATAAGGTAGTATCAACCTAAAGAACAGAACTTCGTCTGATTTTCCGAACTACCATAGttcacatatgtactatgtacatatatacttacacaaATGAGCAGCTGAAGATTCTGCaaaatacataaacacataccgACTAAGGGAGTACGTTGACCGATTCTTATTTTAGAAAGACTCTGTATTGcgttttcaatgaaaatttccatCAGCTGATGGTTTGGAGTTGcgtttttattcactttttgcatattctttatctttatttacaGTTTACGAGTACACTTTATTCATGTGAAGCCCAAGTCCATCGAAGGTAAAAAGGTGGTACCTCTGTTATTGATCCACGGCTGGCCAGGATCAGTGCGCGAGTTCTATAGGCTAATACCGCTGCTGACGAAACCGAACCCCAAGAGTGAATATGTCTTCGAAGTGATAGCACCCAGCTTGCCCGGTTATGGTTGGTCTCAGGTACATATACACCTTCTCTGTAGACAAAGActttattaaacatattttgtcTCGTTCGCAGGGGGCCTCAAAAGTAAACTTTGGACCCGCACAGATGTCGTTAGTGTTGCGTAATTTGATGCTGCGTTTGGGTCATGAGAAATTCTTAATACAGGGTGGTGATTGGGGCTCAATACTCGGTGCAAACATCGTTACTTTATCGCCTCAGAATGTGCTCGGTTATCATTCAAATATGTGCACTACCAATCATGCAATGATTCACCTTTACAAGTTATTGCGAAATTGGTTCCCGAGCTTCTTTATAAAGGAAGAAAATAGTATTTTCTTTAAACCCTTTGGCAAAGAGTTAAGCTATATTTTGGAGGAGTCTGGCTACATGCATATTCAGGCATCCAAACCAGACACAATTGGCACAACGCTCACACAGAATCCTGTCGGTTTGGCCGCATACATCTTAGAGAAATTCTCCACATGGACCAATCCTGCATACAGGCAACTCGAGGATGGTGGCCTCACCAAACGCTTCACTTTGGACGAGCTTTTGGACAATATTATGATTTATTACACTACAAACTCGATAACTACCTCTCAGCGCTTGTACTCGGAAGGGCTCAATTTCGCTCAATTAGCTTTGAATTTGGACGCGACGCATATAAATGTGCCTACCGGTTGTGCACGTTTTATACACGACTTGATGCATTCGACGGAGTCAGAGCTTGGATTGAGgttcaaaaatattgtgcacAGTACCTACCACAAAGAAGGTGGTCATTTTGCAGCAATGGAGGTTCCACAGACACTTTACAGCGATTTCGTCGAATTTGTCGCTAAAGTATTCAAGAAGCCACATCCAAAGCAATAGTCTTTCGAAgacatttaaacaattttttgtataaattttttattttgtataatttctgttaatatttttctagAAAATAAAGTACCTAAGTCTTTTTTCTTACTTTCCTGTTTAAATCTGAGAACATTGATGGTATGGTAAGGTGAAATGTAGCGACCACCCTTCTTCtactttactggcgtagacaatGCTTACGCGATAATTGCCGAGTTAATAGCAGCACGCCAGTCccttcttcttttcactacgttGCGCCAATtcgaaattccaagcgaagccatgtcCTTCTCCAGCTTCTCTTtgcaacagagtggaggtcttcttcttcctctgcttcgcccggcgggtactgcgtcgaatgcttttagaactggagtgttttcgtacaTTTGGACAACATGAACTAGccatcgtagccgctgtcttttaattcgctcaactatgtcaatgtcgtcgtatatctcgtacagctcatcgttccatcgaatgcgatattcgccgtggccaacgaaaatttctccagcagcagatttaagaaatcgcacgatagggagtcgccttgcctgaaacctcgtttggtattgaactgctcggagaggtccttcccgatcccgaCGGATCTCAATCTCAgcttacatagccgtattaggtttgcggggataccaaattcagacatcgcggcataaaggcagctccttttcgttctgtcaaaagcagctttgaaatcgacgaaaagatAGTgtatgtcgattctctttttacgggtcttttccaagatttggcgcatggtgaatatctggtcggttgttgattttccaggcctgaagccacactgataagatccaatcagtttgttgacggtgggctttaatttttcacataataCACTtcatagaaccttatacgcgatattgaggaggcttatcctacgTTGGGTGCGCACATTGTGGGGTTTCccattttgtggattgggcagagcacacttaaattccaatggttgggcatgctttcgtccgaccatattttacaaagaagctgatgttacagcttattagttcttcgccgccgttgttttgttcttcagacgggtaattgcttttcgaacttcttcatggtcgggcaatgaaacgaCCGCTCCATTCAGCAGGGTggggaagtgttccctccaaaattttagtatgctctgggaatCGTTTACTAGATCACATCCTTGGGTTTTATAAGAATAGCGACCACCCCCAAAACACATTAATCCTACAACCAATATTAAGCATGGAGTGTGGACTTGTAAATACCAGTCCCAGAAAGATAACTAAAATTGGTTCTTCCGTTTTCTAACATCTTCTGTTTTTCCTGTTTTTCCTGTTTAAAAAGAAGGGATCttccagagaacgtatattataaatttacgtTCTCTGGTGTGTGTTTATGATTAGTTCTCTGCTATTACACGAGGTGCCTCAAATAAATTGATAACTAAGAGAAGCATTGAAATTATAGAGTGAAATTGTTTGTAGATACTTTTGTACGCGTTTTCttcatatgtgaaaaaagtaaaacaaaagaaattgtttttcttcaaaaattataattttttaaaactgaaaaatacAAATGATCTCCTACACGTCTGATAAGATCCTGCTTAAATAACGAGTGGAAAAACACTCCGAACTGCTTATTGAACAATGATGAACCTGAAACTCAAAGCAAGCAGTTAGCAATgaagcaggcactctaaagacaTCACAGGAGCGTGTTTGATATATCGTTAGAAAGGAAGTACCGCGGACTGAGCCAGCACGTTTCGAATCACTGAAATTATCGTGAACTTGTATGAATTGATTCCGGATGTGGGTCCCAATGACGTTTTACTCTCCCTCTCAGGCTGTAATGAATGATGAAGACCAAAAAAGTGGCTATGTTGTCTCTGTTcactacatattatatatttgtatatttaaccTTGGAGCatcaatgattttttgaaataattttgcgaagatgtaaattatttaaaacaagtaaggaagggctaagttcgagtggaACCGAACATATCATGcacttgcaacttacaagaatcaaagcgaGGGATATACTTTAGGTGAAAATCGTCAACCTGAGAATTGAAATCCAAGCaattctatatatatgtacatatactatacaagagagtgctgaatggaaggcaccggacaaGCCGAAGCCCAAAAACTCGCGCATGGAGGAGTCAAacgtgaagacaatgctgatttgtttttatgattctaagggtattgtccacaaagaatttgttccatcCGGCCAAAACGTtgatgcggtattctaccttggaatTTTGaggcgtttggtgcgccgtattcgacgtgttcggcccgaatatcgcaaagatgaaagttggcgtttgttgcacgaaaatgcaccgtctcatcgatcgacgcttgtgacccattatttgaacaaaaattacgtTTTAACCATTAGcaactccccgtattcacctgatatggctccgtgcgatttcttccttttcggaaaaatgcgtTTGCCCATGAAacgaaagcgttatgcagacgtagaggtcattcaaaaggcttgcaccggcatactggcggccataccggccaacgagccaaaacactcattcgacaagCTTTTGGACGATGCAAAAAACtctattgaagcagaaggagattattttaaataaaataaattgattttgccgaaaaaccatttgttctgattttttttaagtcccgtttactttggaaaggTCTTTGTATATAACTCCTgagacacataaggtttgttagaaaaacgaaaatcattatacgtagtatatggaagttggggtagtatcgaccagattttatctattcttCCCCAAttactattaacatgtcacttACTAAAAAACTATTCACATAGTGtaaaatcagccggatgttcaaaaatcctcatattagttatatgggggtaagtaaaattttcgctcaaatttatttattttaggcacaaagatacactgttatgtgtAAAataggtggcatactttaaaagCATTATTAGAGCGAATTTTaataccgttatattaattgcttcttgatttgtgtattgaaaagtaaaagaatcaagtggaatttaaaattgtggtatatgAGAAGTAAGCGTagttattttccgatttcgttcattttcacaatgtgacatagtaatatgaaaagaactcacacacataccaaattttattgaaatcggtcggtgtggtcccgagatatgggatttcaccaaattataattttatatcttaatttagtgcttagttatggcactttacaggttttcggttaatggcgatttgtgggcgtggcatcaTCTACGaatcgaatttttttgtaataagaaACCCGCGTATCATGTTTCAttgaaatatctcaatttttacttaagttacagcttgcacggacggacggacggacagacagtcagtcAACCGCATTTCACGTcacctgatcatttatatacatacatatatagttatacatatatacaaacccctatatctatctcgattaggtttaggtgatacgtacaaccgttaggtgaacaaaactataatactctgtagcaactggttgcaagagtataaaaagtaatgGCAAGCCTGTGGTTTACCCACCAGACTAATGTGGAATGCACCGTTACGCTTTTCTGAAAGTAACTTTGTTGATTTGCccgaaattttatgaaaatgtgagaaaaaagtactatatatagttttattttacttctttacttacagtcgtttcttctttttacaatgtggcaccaattggagattccaagcgaagccaggtccttctctatcTGGTCTTTGTACTTTGTTGTTCAtcagatgggtaattgctattcgaatttcttcatggactggcaatggaacgtctgctatATTTtatcctggtgttatgctttcactgccatacAGCAAGCCAGAGACGTGTTCCctgcataattttagtatgctctggccATTATTCAATAGATCACCgctggaggttctacaagagtatactccgcttgaaactttctgttagccgccgcatattttcgtagaattttcaagcattacaaATGTCGGTCAGCATATCAAgctcatactcacgcatttcggcctctctcttctTTTGTCTGCAAATTGGACTCgtttcccttttcaactctcgatatctatcaCATCCCGGACGAGTTGTAGTCGAtcgtctgttttctctccactgcgatacggcactcctcatcgtaccagctgttcctttgcattttccgaaaagcaatggtttcggttgtagctgtacgtaaggagcttgaaatgccgtctgacagtttccttataccgagctgctgacgagtgctctcagagagcaggtgtGCAAGTCGAGTTGAAAAtcattcggctgtctgttgtgattgcagcttctcgacgtagAACCTTCCTTGCGTATGTTGACGTGCGTTCTTTGCTGCGCAGAAGAAGGtacgaatcttggctgcaacaagagtcggtgttaggacctcgaagcgtacgcacgtctaaaacattgtagacgtgtcttccgtttaTCACATCTATTTTCATTATCTATTTTCGATCTGAAGACAGCCAGGTAGTTTGgtgaaatctagtactacagataaccatatttcgggccccggagttaatttttaccataagtaaaaatgagtcaaaagaatatattttgagctgcaccgaaatgtgtactctttatttatactcttaagactgacttattacatggttcttacttctatttatactaactaatatgtttacttattactagttgatagtttgttaagatacagattatattatttgtttaggtttgtttatatatatattgcttgcttagatacaattgctttgttctaagataaggttgtggtattcaaactcaatgttgttttgatacttgtttgtttaggattattTGTTGTAGTGACAGTGCACATCAATTGTTctaactcaaggttgtttctgcattctgtttactgaaacaaaaggttgttttgatgtttgttactattataaggaatacattccttaactccGGCGAAATCAatcagcctcaatccatttgAAGATCCTCggggaggctgaatttaccgactgttgcgctAATGATACCTTCTTTTcctaccctggcgttaaagtcgccagcacgattttaacatcttggtgggggcagctctcatacaTGCGCTCCAAGCGCCcaaagaaggcatctttgatcACATCTTCCTTCTCTTCCATAGAGGCGTAGGAGAAAATCAGAGATATGTcaaagaacttcgctttgatgcgtaTTCTGCCCGGACGGTCATCCACCGGGGTAATGATGTCAGCCtctatttttacgaggacatcaaccagctgggtagaggcatgtttcaccttctcactttggctcaccttcaaacggatgttctttggccaCCCAAGGGTAACTGGGTATAAGACCGTAAGTTGCATGCATTGCTGCATTTTCCTTGGCAGCtttgttaaaaatggccgattttaATCTATTGAGAATGGAAATCAAGCAACACGGAcagctgtttttcaaattttcaacaataatACAAGACGATTTGTGTTTTTATGCAGCTTTAAAAATaacgtgttgatatgttttattaataaaaagaggttttgtaaaaattggtcggctaacaactgcatccattttcattgagaatattataaaaattacaatcagctgtttacggGAGTTTCAAACTCGTATAGCTGCCGCTCTCTAACCTACACATTTGGATAtgagttaatccggattaagaCTGCCgcctgtcaaggctattaggcAGAAAATACTTGTTTGTGGACGAGAAGGTGATAAGAAATCACATgtaaagaaaagttttgcgagcgTTTTTGATTCGCTCttaagaaaatgataaaaaaagtgTGACAATTAAACTGGCACGCGTTACCGGCAAGTCTGGGGCGGAACCGTCACTGTTCTCGCTGGGTATATAGATTACATATACAATCATATgcacaagtatgtatgtatgtatttatcaaGGAAGGTAAGAAAATATGTGTATTATGTTACCTCTTCGCGATTCGACTTTGCTATCGCACAATCCCCCAATAAAAACGAATGCATacactaaatatgtataaatacatatgtatgtcttaagAATTAGCGCGGCAGCTATTCGATACGGTTGTACTTACCAATCAGTTCCTTTGCAGCCCTTAATGCGTTCGACTGTTGTAATATCATAtcgtatttattgttgtaaacataattataataataaggAAGGTAAATAAGTTTGGATTCATCGGCTGTTATGTCACAGTGTTGATTCGAAAGTGAGATGGGCCCATTAGGCATCCTGTTGCGGATTACGTTCGTGGTCCCAGCGATTGTCGTAGGTCTGTGTGTGCATAAATATCAGGAACTCACAAGTTCAGCGCCAATTCCCCAACTGAACGATGCGGAATATTGGGGACCCGGCAGCGCCGAAAAATACAAGGAGAACACTACCATTAAAGCTTACGATATAAGCGCCAAACCGGAGGTAACTAATTgaactttaatatttatttcgttatatataaatgtgttaaAATGTTGTGAGCGCGAGGCCTTTCTCAAACAGTTCCCACATTTTGAAACACAGATTCAAGGGTGAGTAAATTTCGCTTGAGAAATCTTACAGAGTAATAAAAGTATGTATGGGTATTTGTAAATGTTTATGTCACCTTAAAAACCAGTATAGTTTTAAACGTTTTATCTATACATATACTGAGTTATATCTCAtgcactgaccgacatattcgacataaggtttgtcaaaaaaacgaaaatcattttatGTACCATACTATAtaggagttggggtagtatcgacccgattttatttatcGACTATTATCATTATTAACTATTAAATGCTGATAAGCCCGAGACAAATGTATCTAAAGAAATATGTCGATTTACGTATATAACAAAATGCTAAACCGGGTCATAACTCGAACTTCATGATGAGTATAAACTACAGCAACATAGTATATAAGTATCTTTACGTCATACGAATCTTCGTGGACATGATTATATTAGAACCaccaaaatacataaatgagcAGCTGAAGATTCTGCAAAATGCACAAACACATACCGACTAAGAGAGTACGTTGACCGATTCTAATCTTAGAAGGACTCAGTATtgcgatttcaatgaaaatttccatCAGCTGATGGTTTGGAGTTGCGTTTCTATTCACTTTTTGCATattctttatctttttttacAGTTTACGAGTACACTTCATTCATGTGAAGCCCAAGTCCACCGAAGGTAAAAAGGTGGTACCTCTGTTACTGATCCACGGCTGGCCAGGATCAGTGCGCGAGTTCTATAGGCTAATACCGCTGCTGACGAAACCGAACCCCAAGAGTGAATATGTCTTCGAAGTGATAGCACCCAGCTTGCCCGGTTATGGTTGGTCGCAGGTAGATATACACCTTCTCTGTAGACAAAGActttattaaacatatttattcgTTGTTCCGTTCGCAGGGTGCCTCAAAAGTAAACTTTGGACCCGCACAGATGTCGTTAGTGTTGCGCAATTTGATGCTCCGTTTGGGTCAAGAGAAATTCCTAATACAGGGTGGTGATTGGGGCGCTATACTCGGTGCTAACATCGTTACTTTATCACCACAGAATGTGCTCGGTTATCATtcgaatttttgtttattattaatgaCCATCCAATGATTCCCCTTCATAAGTTATTGCGAAATTGGTTTCCGAGCTTCTTTATAAAGGAAgaaaatagaatatttttaaagcctTTGTACAAAGAGTTTATCCTTAATTTGGAGGAGTCTGGCTACATGCATATTCAAGCATCCAAACCAGACACAATTGGCACAACGCTCTCACAGAATCCTGTTGGTTTGGCCGCATACATCTTAGAGAAATTCTCCGCATGGACCAATCCTGCATACAGGCAACTCGAGGAGGGTGGCCTCACCAAACGCTTCACTTTGGACGAGCTTTTGCATAATATTATGATTTATTACACTACAAACTCGATAACTACGTCTCAGCGCTTGTACTCGGAAGGGCTCAATTTCGCTCACTTTACTTTGAATTTGGACGCGACGCATATAAATGTGCCTACCGGTTGTGCACGTTTTAATCAGGACTTGTCGCATTTGACGGATTTAGAGCTTGGATTGGagttcaaaaatat from Bactrocera tryoni isolate S06 chromosome 3, CSIRO_BtryS06_freeze2, whole genome shotgun sequence harbors:
- the LOC120770215 gene encoding juvenile hormone epoxide hydrolase 2 isoform X3, with the translated sequence MGTLLRITFVVLAIVVGLCVYKYQELTSSAPIPQLNDAEYWGPGSAAKYKENTAIKAFDISAKPELIEDLKTQLSRPLVLTEPLEGVGFQYGFNSKYLKEVVAYWRDTYLPKWGEREAFLKQFPHFETQIQGLRVHFIHVKPKSIEGKKVVPLLLIHGWPGSVREFYRLIPLLTKPNPKSEYVFEVIAPSLPGYGWSQGASKVNFGPAQMSLVLRNLMLRLGHEKFLIQGGDWGSILGANIVTLSPQNVLGYHSNMCTTNHAMIHLYKLLRNWFPSFFIKEENSIFFKPFGKELSYILEESGYMHIQASKPDTIGTTLTQNPVGLAAYILEKFSTWTNPAYRQLEDGGLTKRFTLDELLDNIMIYYTTNSITTSQRLYSEGLNFAQLALNLDATHINVPTGCARFIHDLMHSTESELGLRFKNIVHSTYHKEGGHFAAMEVPQTLYSDFVEFVAKVFKKPHPKQ
- the LOC120770215 gene encoding juvenile hormone epoxide hydrolase 2 isoform X4; translation: MGTLLRITFVVLAIVVGLCVYKYQELTSSAPIPQLNDAEYWGPGSAAKYKENTAIKAFDISAKKELIEDLKTQLSRPLVLTEPLEGVGFQYGFNSKYLKEVVAYWRDTYLPKWGEREAFLKQFPHFETQIQGLRVHFIHVKPKSIEGKKVVPLLLIHGWPGSVREFYRLIPLLTKPNPKSEYVFEVIAPSLPGYGWSQGASKVNFGPAQMSLVLRNLMLRLGHEKFLIQGGDWGSILGANIVTLSPQNVLGYHSNMCTTNHAMIHLYKLLRNWFPSFFIKEENSIFFKPFGKELSYILEESGYMHIQASKPDTIGTTLTQNPVGLAAYILEKFSTWTNPAYRQLEDGGLTKRFTLDELLDNIMIYYTTNSITTSQRLYSEGLNFAQLALNLDATHINVPTGCARFIHDLMHSTESELGLRFKNIVHSTYHKEGGHFAAMEVPQTLYSDFVEFVAKVFKKPHPKQ